A single region of the Agromyces sp. Leaf222 genome encodes:
- a CDS encoding spermidine synthase, translating to MPEDPSLERRLSVSGHLARLEESRQVPGSWTLTVDGTPQSHVELDRPDWLGFEYVRRIGHAIDLVRPEGEAITAVHLGGGAFTLPRYVAATRPGSRQQVVELESDLVDLVREHLPFPRGVQVRVRHGDAREVLAKLPAGLDGAVDLAVVDIFSGARTPAHVTSVEFYELLEQRLAPHGIATANVADGAGLAFARSQAATLSQVFEHVAIAADASMLKGRRFGNVVMYASHAELPFAGLPRRLASDPAPARLVEGEELRRFIAGAPAVTDATAVPSPPPARSVFLKR from the coding sequence GTGCCCGAAGACCCCTCGCTCGAACGCCGCCTCTCGGTGAGCGGACACCTCGCACGGCTCGAGGAGTCGCGCCAGGTGCCGGGCTCGTGGACCCTCACGGTCGACGGCACGCCGCAGTCGCACGTCGAGCTCGACCGCCCGGACTGGCTCGGGTTCGAGTACGTGCGGCGCATCGGCCACGCGATCGACCTCGTGCGCCCCGAGGGCGAGGCCATCACGGCCGTGCACCTCGGCGGCGGCGCATTCACGCTGCCCCGCTACGTCGCCGCCACGCGCCCGGGGTCGCGGCAGCAGGTCGTCGAGCTCGAGTCCGACCTCGTCGACCTCGTGCGCGAGCACCTGCCGTTCCCGCGCGGCGTGCAGGTGCGCGTGCGCCACGGCGACGCCCGCGAGGTGCTCGCCAAGCTGCCCGCCGGGCTCGACGGCGCGGTCGACCTCGCCGTCGTCGACATCTTCTCGGGTGCACGCACGCCCGCGCACGTGACGAGCGTCGAGTTCTACGAACTGCTCGAGCAACGCCTCGCCCCGCACGGCATCGCGACCGCGAACGTCGCCGACGGCGCCGGACTCGCGTTCGCCAGGTCGCAGGCGGCGACCCTCTCGCAGGTGTTCGAGCACGTCGCGATCGCCGCCGACGCATCGATGCTCAAGGGCCGCCGCTTCGGCAACGTCGTCATGTACGCCTCCCATGCGGAGCTGCCCTTCGCGGGCCTGCCCCGACGTCTGGCGAGCGACCCGGCGCCGGCCCGCCTCGTCGAGGGCGAGGAGCTGCGCCGCTTCATCGCCGGGGCCCCAGCAGTGACGGATGCCACGGCGGTGCCGTCTCCGCCACCGGCCCGCTCGGTGTTCCTCAAGCGCTGA
- a CDS encoding spermidine synthase: protein MTRIEFEADVFSPHGLTLLVDGSAQSHVDLGDPTRLFFEYLRRIGHVVDAIAAPGAPIAVLHLGGGALTLPRYVDATRPGSIQVVVDHDAELIDVVRAKAPWPASGIEVHIEDAAEAVRASAARGERFDVVVIDVYTHLDAPAFVDDPGFLAACLGLLGEGGVVVVNIADAAGLARLRTSARAFARADAGAELLAVGDTHVIDGGEEGNTVLVAAPGTLPPAVALRLEAGGPFPVTVLAGAKLDFVLWGAC from the coding sequence ATGACTCGCATCGAGTTCGAGGCCGACGTCTTCAGCCCGCACGGCTTGACGCTCCTCGTCGACGGGTCGGCGCAGTCGCATGTCGACCTCGGCGACCCGACCAGGCTGTTCTTCGAGTACCTGCGGCGCATCGGCCACGTCGTCGACGCGATCGCCGCGCCCGGCGCGCCGATCGCGGTGCTGCACCTCGGCGGCGGCGCGCTGACGCTCCCCCGGTACGTCGACGCGACCAGGCCCGGGTCGATCCAGGTCGTCGTCGACCACGACGCCGAGCTCATCGACGTCGTGCGGGCCAAGGCGCCGTGGCCGGCATCCGGAATCGAGGTGCACATCGAGGACGCAGCCGAGGCTGTTCGCGCGTCGGCGGCACGCGGTGAACGCTTCGACGTCGTCGTGATCGACGTGTACACCCACCTCGACGCCCCGGCATTCGTCGACGATCCAGGGTTCCTCGCCGCGTGCCTCGGCCTTCTGGGCGAGGGCGGTGTCGTCGTCGTCAACATCGCGGATGCCGCGGGGCTCGCACGGCTGCGCACCTCGGCGCGCGCGTTCGCGAGGGCCGACGCTGGCGCCGAACTGCTCGCCGTGGGCGACACCCACGTGATCGACGGCGGCGAGGAGGGCAACACCGTGCTCGTCGCGGCCCCCGGAACCCTGCCCCCGGCGGTCGCGCTGCGGCTCGAGGCCGGCGGGCCGTTCCCCGTCACGGTGCTCGCCGGCGCGAAGCTCGACTTCGTGCTCTGGGGCGCCTGCTGA